AAACCTCCAAGGGGTAAACTTACAGCAATCTCGTGTGCAACTTTTTCAATTTATGCAAGACTGCATGAAAAGAAATATACGCGCAATATTAATTTCTCACGGAACGGGTAAGCACAGTAAGCCCCATCCAGCATTATTAAAAAGCTATATCAATAAATGGCTTCAAGAACTCACAGAAGTCCTTGCCTTCCATACCGCATTGAAACACCATGGAAGCTACGGTGCCACGTATGTGCTATTGAAAAAAAGCGAGAAATTAAAACAAGAAAATAGAGAGAAACACGCCAAAAGGTAACCATAAATAACAAAGCCCAGTACAACAATATGCATGTTTTACTGGGCTTGCTAATTTTTTTTGCCACGTCAATTGTAAAGCTTTTCAATCAACTACTACGCAATACTACGTAAAATTATCTATTTATTAAAATGCTTACTTTTTAAAAAATAAAATAGGCTGCATGCGCTTTCGTAAATAGGGTAGACACTCCCATAATGAAAACAAACAAAGCAACAGTTGTTAACCGAAAACCCTTGCTGGAAGACTTAGCCATAGCAGCCCCCAAACAGGTAGATTATTATTTTTATTATGTGAACATAAATGCCACCACAAGTGGCTAGTTCAGTTAGGGAGTGTAATAAAAAACTAACTTGTTAACAAGCCCTTGCTCCACTATTTGCAGAGATAAATGTTCCAAAAACACCTTTTCAGTAAGCACCTTGGTTTACATAATTTACATTTTATTTAACTTTTATTTTTAGAGGAGATACGCTCTTTAAGACGACTAATCATCTCATGAGCGTCCGGTTGCTGCAATGACCACATTTGTTCAGAAAATTCCGCCTCCAACGCGTCCTGTTGACTGGTGTATTTTTGATTTTCTCTTAGCGAGCGCTTTGTTCTTACTAATACCTCTTTCGGTGTATGGGTCAAATTATTAGTAAGCAACTTCACTTCAGGCATAAAATTAGCTTTAGATACACATTTAAGCACTAAGCCGCACTTTTCTGCTTCAGCCCCACTCATCTGATTACTCAGTAATAAAAGGTTTACTGATTGTTGCCAACCAACAGTTTTAGGTAACATCCAAGTATGTCCGCCCCCCGGATGAATGCCTATTTTCATAAAACGCGTATCTAAATAACTATCAGGTGTAGCTAACCTAATATCACAGGCGAGCGCTAAGTTCATTCCTGCCCCAACGGCCACCCCATTTATTCCTGCAATTGTGGGTAAATTACAATACGCCACAGCCATAAATGCATCATAAATAGCCCTTATTCCTTCTCCTTCACCATCATGTGCCGCTATTAAGTCAGATAAGTCAGCACCTGCACAAAACGCACTTCCTTCACCGCTAATGAATATTGCTTTTATTTTCTCGTTTGACTCTAATTGACTGACCGCTTGCTGGAATTCCTCACTCATTTTAGCTGACATTAAATTAGATTTTGCAGGGTTATTAAGCATAATAATCCCAATATGATCTTCAATCCTGATATTTACTAGCGGCACATTTTGCTCCTTTATTATTCTTAGTACCCTTTATCGCGATCAATAGTATTTCGCATAGGACACTCTTGTTCGACTCGTTTGTAGTTATCTACAATTTGTTCAATCACGGTTTTCATGTCTGTCACTGCAGAAACGTGTGGCGTCATTGAAATTTTCTCATGGTGCCAGAACGGGTGTTCACTGGGTAATGGCTCTTGCTGAAAAACATCTAAATAGGCGTGCGCAATTTGTTCATTGTTTAACGCCGAAATTAAGTCGTCATCCTTTACGTGTTTACCTCTTGCCACATTAATTAAGATTGCATCAGGCTTCATTGCTGCAAACGCTTTATCGTTTAATAATTCGTGCGTTTCCTGCGTTAATGGTAATAAACAAATAACGCAATCAGCTTGGCTCAAAGTAAAATTTAAACCACTTTCTCCTGTTGTTGATTCGACATTTTCAATTTGCTTAGCGGATTTACTCCAGCCAATCACGTTGTACTTTAATGAGCGCAAATAAGTGGCAACAGCAGTACCTAATTCACCTAGGCCTAATATTCCCATTGTGTTTAATACCCTTTGTCTTCTCGGTTTCCACGTCATTAATACTTGATTAGCAAAATGAGTAGATAGCCTAAGCTGGTGATGGAGTAAAATACCATGAACGTATTGGCACATTTGCTCTGAAAGGTTATCGTCCACAATTCTAGCTATAGGCACATTTGGCAAGTGAGTATCAGCTAAAATCCCATCAACGCCCGCTCCAAATGAGGAAATCGCTTTGAGATGATTGAAGCGAGTTAATGAACCGTGTTCGTGATGCCACACTAATGCCATTGTTACTTTGTCTGGTTCGTCAACATCAGGCCAAACTTGTACCGTTTCTCTGCCTAATTGCTCGCTTAAACCGTGAACCAGCTTATCAACGTTTCTATTTGGAATATTAATTAATAGTGTCATTTATTCGCGTCGGCTCTAAATTAATGTAATAACTATATATCTATGATGACAAAAAAGCCCGCGTCTTGCGGGCTATGGTATTCAGTCACGAAGAGAAGTAAGTATAATTAGCCCACATTCACTCGCGCATTTCTAAACATTCTCATCCATGGGCTATCCTCTTGCCAGTCTGATGGGTGCCAAGAGTTTGCAACTGTTCTGAATACACGCTCTGGATGAGGCATCATAATCGTGACACGCCCATCACTTGACGTTAACCCAGTTATCCCTTCAGGTGAACCATTTGGATTTGCAGGATACTGTGATGTTACCTTTCCGTAGTTATCTACATATTTCAATGTAACAACATTACTTTGCAGTGCATGCTTAATTGAGTCATCACTAGAAAACTCTGCTCTACCTTCACCATGAGATACAGCAATAGGAATTCTCGAACCTTCCATGCCATTAAAGAAAATCGAATTATTCTTTTGCACTTCTACAGAAGCAAACCTAGCTTCAAATCGCTCAGATTTATTTCGTACAAAGCGTGGCCATAATTCAGTACCAGGGATAAGCTCTTTCAATGTAGAGAGCATTTGACAGCCGTTACACACACCTAATGCGAATGTTGATTGGCGATTAAAGAAAGCTTGGAACTCATCTCTCGCTTTGTCGTTAAATAGAATAGATTTTGCCCAGCCTTCTCCAGCGCCCAACACGTCACCGTATGAAAAACCACCACATGCAGCTAAACCATTAAATTGTGCCAAGGTTACTTTCCCTGACAACACATCACTCATATGAACATCAACAGCTGTGAAGCCTGCACGATCAAACGCAGCTGCCATTTCTAAGTGAGAGTTAACGCCCTGCTCACGTAGAATAGCAATTTTTGGTGATGTACCTTTTAAAATGTACGGTGCTGCTACGTCTTCATTAATATCGAATGTTAACAGCGGGCTAATTCCCGGGTCGTTATTATCCGTTTTAATTTCCAGCTCTTGCTCAACACAATCTGGGTTATCACGCAACATTTGCATATTATGCGTGGTTTCAGCCCATATTTTACGGTAATGATTTCTTGAGTGCTTAAGTACAATGTCGCCCTTATTTTGCACTCTGATTTCATCATCAGTGTTTAATGTACCAATCACATGTGACATGGCAGATAAACCATTTTCGTCAAGCAAATTCATTACCGCATCTAAATCACTGCTTCTAACTTGAACAACAGCTCCTAATTCTTCATTAAATAGTGCATGTAATGGTTGAGTTGATAATTCTGATATATCAATATCAACACCAGTGTGCCCTGCAAACGCCATTTCAACTAAAGTAGTAAACAAGCCACCATCTGAACGGTCATGATAAGCCAATAACAACTCTTCATTATTCAGTTGTTGAATGCTATTAAAAAAGCCTTTTAATAATGAAGGTTCATCTAAATCAGGGGTAACATCACCTAGCTGCTTGTATACCTGCGCAAGACATGAACCACCCATACGGCTTTTCCCACGACCCAAGTCAATTAACACTAATGATGTTTCGCCTTGGTCTGTCATTAACTGCGGTGTCAATGTACGACGTATGTCTTCAACTTTGGCAAATGCTGTAATCACTAAGGAAAGTGGTGAGGTAACCGCTTTCTCTTGGTTACCTTCTTGCCATTTTGTTTTCATTGACATTGAGTCTTTACCAACTGGAATTGTTAAGCCCAACGCAGGACATAACTCTTCACCTATAGCTTTGACCGCTTCATACAAGCCAGCATCTTCACCTGGGTGACCTGCAGCAGCCATCCAGTTAGCAGATAACTTAATACGTTTAAGCTCGCCAATATCGGCGGCGGCAATGTTGGTAATCGACTCAGCTACCGCCATGCGCGCTGACGCACCATAATTAAGTAATGCGATTGGAGTTCGCTCCCCCATTGCCATTGCTTCACCATGGTATGTATCAAAGCTTGCAGCAGTCACCGCGACATCTGCCACCGGAATTTGCCAAGGGCCAACCATTTGCTCCCTAGCCACCAACCCTGTCACACTTCGATCGCCAATCGTAATCAAGAACGTTTTTTCAGCCACTGTGGGTAAACGTAAAATGCGCTCGGCGGCATCATTCACTGAGATACCAGCAAAATCTAACTCACAACCTTCAGCTTGAAGTGTTTCTACTTGTCGATGCATTTTTGGCGCTTTACCAAGTAAAACGTCAAGGGGAAGATCGATTGGCTTATTGTTAAAGTGCTCATCCGTTAACGTTAAGTGACGCGCTTCAGTCGCTTCTCCGATAATGGCATATTCTGCACGCTCACGCTGGCAGATTGCTTCAAAAATGGCTAAGTTTTCCGGTGCAACTGCCAACACATAACGCTCTTGTGACTCATTACACCAAATCTCTAATGGTGACATGCTTGGTTCATCATTAGGCACTTTACGTAACTCAAAGTTACCGCCTCGCTCTCCATCATTGACTAACTCAGGAAATGCATTAGATAATCCTCCCGCTCCCACGTCATGAATAAACGCGATTGGATTATTTTCACCCATCTGCCAACACTTATCGATCACCTCTTGGCATCGGCGTTCCATTTCAGGGTTTTCACGTTGTACAGATGCAAAATCTAAGTCTTCGTGAGACTGACCAGAAGTCATTGATGAGGCAGCACCGCCACCCAAGCCTATGTTCATCGCAGGCCCACCTAATGCAATAAGTTTCGCACCAACTGGAATAGTCCCTTTTTGTGTGTGCTCTGGACGAATATTCCCAAGCCCTCCAGCAAGCATAATTGGTTTATGGTAACCTCTTACTTCGCGTCCATTATGGCTTACAACGTCTTCTTCATAAGTTCTGAAATAGCCTAATAGATTCGGTCTACCAAATTCATTATTAAAGGCTGCGCCGCCTAATGGGCCTTCTAACATAATATCTAACGCAGAAACGATTCTATCTGGCTTACCAAACTCTGTTTCCCATGGCTGTTCATGACCAGGAATTTTCAAGTTAGACACTGAAAAGCCAACTAGACCCGCTTTTGGTTTTGAACCGCGTCCCGTGGCACCTTCGTCACGAATTTCGCCACCCGAGCCTGTGGAAGCACCAGGCCAAGGTGAAATTGCAGTTGGATGGTTGTGCGTTTCAACTTTCATCAAAATATCTATTTGCTCATGATGATAGTCATATTCATTCGAGTGTGTATTTGGAAAAAAGCGCCCAGCTTCTGAACCATGCATAACAGCTGCATTATCTTTATA
This is a stretch of genomic DNA from Flocculibacter collagenilyticus. It encodes these proteins:
- the purL gene encoding phosphoribosylformylglycinamidine synthase — translated: MLILRGAPALSEFRVQKLLNSFRTNNIVLKSIYAEYVHFAEITEPLTEDEKNKLDKLLKYGPTITEHKPQGKLLLITPRLGTISPWSSKATNIATNCGLTKVKRVERGIAYYIDSNLADSEVNTISSLIHDRMTEMVLASLDDAQQLFLSDSPRPLKQIDILSLGKKALDDANVEMGLALADDEVDYLFDNFTKLERNPNDIELYMFAQANSEHCRHKIFNADWTIDGKEQPKSLFKMIKNTFEATPDYVTSAYKDNAAVMHGSEAGRFFPNTHSNEYDYHHEQIDILMKVETHNHPTAISPWPGASTGSGGEIRDEGATGRGSKPKAGLVGFSVSNLKIPGHEQPWETEFGKPDRIVSALDIMLEGPLGGAAFNNEFGRPNLLGYFRTYEEDVVSHNGREVRGYHKPIMLAGGLGNIRPEHTQKGTIPVGAKLIALGGPAMNIGLGGGAASSMTSGQSHEDLDFASVQRENPEMERRCQEVIDKCWQMGENNPIAFIHDVGAGGLSNAFPELVNDGERGGNFELRKVPNDEPSMSPLEIWCNESQERYVLAVAPENLAIFEAICQRERAEYAIIGEATEARHLTLTDEHFNNKPIDLPLDVLLGKAPKMHRQVETLQAEGCELDFAGISVNDAAERILRLPTVAEKTFLITIGDRSVTGLVAREQMVGPWQIPVADVAVTAASFDTYHGEAMAMGERTPIALLNYGASARMAVAESITNIAAADIGELKRIKLSANWMAAAGHPGEDAGLYEAVKAIGEELCPALGLTIPVGKDSMSMKTKWQEGNQEKAVTSPLSLVITAFAKVEDIRRTLTPQLMTDQGETSLVLIDLGRGKSRMGGSCLAQVYKQLGDVTPDLDEPSLLKGFFNSIQQLNNEELLLAYHDRSDGGLFTTLVEMAFAGHTGVDIDISELSTQPLHALFNEELGAVVQVRSSDLDAVMNLLDENGLSAMSHVIGTLNTDDEIRVQNKGDIVLKHSRNHYRKIWAETTHNMQMLRDNPDCVEQELEIKTDNNDPGISPLLTFDINEDVAAPYILKGTSPKIAILREQGVNSHLEMAAAFDRAGFTAVDVHMSDVLSGKVTLAQFNGLAACGGFSYGDVLGAGEGWAKSILFNDKARDEFQAFFNRQSTFALGVCNGCQMLSTLKELIPGTELWPRFVRNKSERFEARFASVEVQKNNSIFFNGMEGSRIPIAVSHGEGRAEFSSDDSIKHALQSNVVTLKYVDNYGKVTSQYPANPNGSPEGITGLTSSDGRVTIMMPHPERVFRTVANSWHPSDWQEDSPWMRMFRNARVNVG
- a CDS encoding 2-hydroxyacid dehydrogenase, yielding MTLLINIPNRNVDKLVHGLSEQLGRETVQVWPDVDEPDKVTMALVWHHEHGSLTRFNHLKAISSFGAGVDGILADTHLPNVPIARIVDDNLSEQMCQYVHGILLHHQLRLSTHFANQVLMTWKPRRQRVLNTMGILGLGELGTAVATYLRSLKYNVIGWSKSAKQIENVESTTGESGLNFTLSQADCVICLLPLTQETHELLNDKAFAAMKPDAILINVARGKHVKDDDLISALNNEQIAHAYLDVFQQEPLPSEHPFWHHEKISMTPHVSAVTDMKTVIEQIVDNYKRVEQECPMRNTIDRDKGY
- the smrA gene encoding DNA endonuclease SmrA; protein product: MKKDELSLFLEEMNDVKPLSTSDKHTFNHDFVVTEAQLERQKAAQKEIEDDINHLSNEYVELVEPDEILSFKRGGVQEGVFKNLRLGKYVIDATLNLQGVNLQQSRVQLFQFMQDCMKRNIRAILISHGTGKHSKPHPALLKSYINKWLQELTEVLAFHTALKHHGSYGATYVLLKKSEKLKQENREKHAKR
- a CDS encoding enoyl-CoA hydratase-related protein — its product is MPLVNIRIEDHIGIIMLNNPAKSNLMSAKMSEEFQQAVSQLESNEKIKAIFISGEGSAFCAGADLSDLIAAHDGEGEGIRAIYDAFMAVAYCNLPTIAGINGVAVGAGMNLALACDIRLATPDSYLDTRFMKIGIHPGGGHTWMLPKTVGWQQSVNLLLLSNQMSGAEAEKCGLVLKCVSKANFMPEVKLLTNNLTHTPKEVLVRTKRSLRENQKYTSQQDALEAEFSEQMWSLQQPDAHEMISRLKERISSKNKS